In the Leptotrichia sp. oral taxon 847 genome, one interval contains:
- a CDS encoding aldo/keto reductase gives MKYITLNNGVKMPILGFGVFQIDDMKECEEAVYNALKAGYRLIDTASAYGNEEAVGRAIKKSGIPREEIFVTTKLWVSDVNYEKAKLAFETSLKKLDLEYIDLYLIHQPFNDVYGAWRAMTELYKEGKIKAIGVSNFYPDRLVDFIMNNEVVPAVNQVETHPFNQQVKANEIMKEYGVQIESWGPFAEGKNGIFTNEILSEIGKKYNKSTAQVILRWLIQRDVVVIPKSVKKERIEENFNVFDFELNSEDMEKISELDKKESLFLNHDDVEIVKWLNGRK, from the coding sequence ATGAAATATATAACTTTAAACAATGGAGTAAAAATGCCAATATTAGGATTTGGAGTATTTCAAATTGATGATATGAAAGAATGTGAGGAAGCAGTTTACAATGCGTTAAAGGCAGGATATAGATTAATTGATACGGCTTCAGCATACGGAAATGAAGAGGCAGTGGGAAGAGCTATAAAAAAAAGTGGTATACCGAGAGAAGAAATTTTTGTTACAACAAAATTATGGGTAAGTGATGTAAATTATGAAAAGGCAAAATTAGCATTTGAGACATCTTTAAAAAAATTGGATTTGGAATATATTGATTTATATCTGATACATCAGCCATTTAATGATGTATATGGAGCTTGGAGAGCAATGACGGAATTATACAAGGAAGGGAAAATAAAGGCAATTGGTGTAAGTAATTTCTATCCTGACAGACTGGTTGATTTTATTATGAATAATGAAGTAGTGCCAGCTGTAAATCAGGTGGAAACACATCCTTTCAATCAGCAGGTCAAAGCAAATGAAATAATGAAGGAATATGGGGTTCAAATAGAATCATGGGGACCTTTTGCAGAAGGAAAAAATGGAATATTTACAAATGAAATTTTATCTGAAATTGGTAAGAAATACAATAAATCTACAGCTCAGGTAATTTTAAGATGGCTAATTCAAAGAGATGTAGTTGTAATACCAAAATCAGTCAAAAAAGAAAGAATTGAAGAAAATTTTAATGTATTTGACTTTGAATTGAACAGTGAGGATATGGAAAAAATATCTGAACTTGATAAAAAGGAAAGTTTATTTTTAAACCATGATGATGTAGAAATAGTAAAATGGCTTAATGGAAGAAAATAA
- a CDS encoding alpha/beta hydrolase — MKKNLILLMAIGILSATASFGFQKPVTIKEQGSFMAGGTVVTSPGEYKDSEPTNYDGETLHGDHAYVFYQKPMNAKKNSIVFLHGYGQSGKSWESTPDGRDGFQNIFLEKGYSTYIVDQPRRGRAGQSTVPRNLTARPDDQLWYNNFRIGQWPNIYDNVSVPRDKESREQFFRQMTPDTGDFDQKVISDAMVKVFEKSGNGVLVTHSAGGGPGWDTAIKSDKVKGVIALEPGTFPFPKGKLPKVEKTTSPFPASGYEVSDEEFKKLTKVPIVVYFGDNIPTEITDNWGLDNWRIRVNLARKWEKLMNETGGDVKVVMLPDIGIKGSTHFMMADLNNKQVADAMEKWMREKGLAK; from the coding sequence ATGAAAAAAAATTTAATATTATTAATGGCAATAGGGATATTATCAGCAACTGCAAGTTTTGGATTTCAGAAGCCTGTAACAATTAAAGAACAGGGAAGTTTTATGGCAGGAGGAACAGTTGTAACATCACCAGGAGAATATAAAGATTCGGAGCCTACAAATTATGATGGAGAAACTTTACATGGAGATCATGCCTATGTATTTTATCAAAAACCAATGAATGCAAAAAAGAATAGTATTGTATTTTTACATGGGTATGGACAGTCAGGAAAAAGTTGGGAAAGTACACCAGATGGAAGAGATGGATTTCAAAATATATTTTTGGAAAAAGGATACAGTACATATATTGTTGACCAGCCTAGACGTGGTAGAGCTGGGCAGTCAACAGTTCCAAGAAATTTAACAGCAAGACCGGATGACCAGCTTTGGTATAATAATTTTCGTATAGGACAATGGCCAAATATATATGACAATGTTTCAGTCCCTAGAGATAAGGAATCGCGAGAACAGTTTTTTAGACAAATGACTCCTGATACTGGAGATTTTGACCAAAAAGTTATAAGTGATGCGATGGTAAAAGTTTTTGAAAAATCAGGAAACGGAGTTTTGGTAACTCATTCTGCCGGTGGAGGACCAGGATGGGATACTGCGATAAAATCTGACAAAGTCAAAGGAGTAATTGCACTTGAACCAGGAACATTTCCATTTCCAAAAGGAAAGTTACCTAAAGTAGAAAAAACTACAAGTCCATTTCCTGCTAGTGGATACGAAGTATCAGATGAAGAATTTAAAAAATTAACAAAAGTACCGATAGTTGTATATTTTGGAGATAATATTCCAACTGAAATAACAGATAACTGGGGGCTTGATAACTGGAGAATAAGAGTAAACTTAGCAAGAAAATGGGAAAAATTGATGAATGAAACAGGTGGAGATGTAAAAGTTGTAATGCTACCTGATATAGGAATAAAAGGAAGTACACATTTTATGATGGCTGATTTAAATAATAAACAAGTAGCTGATGCAATGGAAAAATGGATGAGGGAAAAAGGATTAGCAAAATAA
- a CDS encoding restriction endonuclease subunit S — protein sequence MSEYHDKLNTEYLYYYLETSVVKGYWEGKINGQSISNLNSDIIKEVNIPIPSLSVQQHIVSKLDKFDKIINDIKQGLPKEIELRQKQYEYYREKLLNFEK from the coding sequence ATAAGTGAATATCATGATAAATTAAATACAGAATATTTATATTATTATTTGGAAACATCGGTTGTAAAAGGATATTGGGAGGGTAAGATTAATGGTCAAAGTATATCTAATTTAAATTCAGATATTATAAAAGAGGTTAACATCCCAATACCATCGCTATCAGTACAGCAACATATCGTATCAAAACTAGATAAATTTGATAAAATAATAAATGATATAAAACAGGGATTACCAAAAGAAATAGAATTAAGACAGAAACAGTATGAATATTACAGGGAAAAATTATTGAATTTTGAAAAATAG
- a CDS encoding type I restriction endonuclease subunit R: MSEEKRLKVATIYSFAANEERNAIGDIPDENFEPSAMESTAKEFLDKVISDYNDYFKTNFSTNGNEFQNYYKDLSKKVKDKKIDILIVVGMFLTGFDAPTLNTLFVDKNLRYHGLIQAFSRTNRILNKVKTFGNIVCFRDLEKATKNAIKTFGDENSVNVILEKSYNDYMNGFKDEETGKSVKGYIDLCNEIVKKFPKPVEIEKNQDKKEFAELFGELLKTENILKNFDEFENFEKIISDRQMQDMKSVYVDICEEIRNVGKNDQNNSDEQGIDFSDIEFQIDLLKTDEINLDYILELILEKTKEHDDIETLKSEIRRVIRTSLGTRAKENLVINFINKTDLKKLKNNGEILDTFYKYAKKEKKEKIDELVKDENLKEDSRRFIEKSINKGFVDYAGSELDSILPPTSRRKGAREVKKQSVLEKIRKMVEIFIGI; the protein is encoded by the coding sequence TTGTCTGAAGAAAAAAGACTGAAAGTAGCAACAATTTATAGTTTTGCTGCGAATGAAGAGCGAAATGCGATAGGAGATATTCCTGATGAAAATTTTGAGCCAAGTGCAATGGAATCGACAGCGAAAGAATTTTTGGATAAAGTGATATCTGATTACAACGATTATTTTAAAACAAATTTTTCAACAAATGGAAACGAATTTCAGAATTATTATAAAGATTTGTCTAAAAAGGTTAAGGATAAAAAAATTGATATTTTAATTGTTGTGGGAATGTTTTTGACAGGATTTGATGCACCAACATTAAATACTTTGTTTGTTGACAAAAATTTGAGATACCATGGATTAATTCAAGCATTTTCAAGAACAAACCGTATTTTGAATAAAGTTAAAACTTTTGGAAATATTGTATGTTTTAGAGATTTGGAAAAGGCTACAAAAAATGCTATTAAAACTTTTGGAGATGAAAATAGTGTAAATGTAATTCTTGAAAAAAGTTATAACGACTATATGAATGGATTTAAAGATGAGGAAACAGGGAAATCAGTAAAAGGATATATAGATTTGTGTAATGAAATAGTTAAAAAATTTCCAAAGCCTGTTGAAATTGAAAAAAATCAAGATAAAAAGGAATTTGCAGAATTATTTGGAGAATTGCTTAAAACAGAAAATATACTTAAGAATTTCGATGAATTTGAAAATTTTGAGAAAATTATATCTGATAGACAAATGCAGGATATGAAGAGTGTTTATGTGGATATTTGTGAAGAAATAAGAAATGTTGGAAAAAATGATCAAAATAATAGTGATGAACAAGGAATTGATTTTTCTGATATTGAATTTCAAATTGATTTGCTTAAAACAGATGAAATTAATTTAGATTATATTTTAGAGTTAATTTTAGAAAAGACAAAAGAACATGATGATATTGAAACATTAAAATCTGAAATAAGAAGAGTTATACGTACAAGTTTAGGAACTAGAGCGAAAGAAAATTTAGTTATAAATTTTATTAACAAAACAGATTTAAAAAAATTGAAAAATAATGGAGAAATTCTTGACACTTTTTATAAATATGCAAAAAAAGAAAAGAAGGAAAAAATTGATGAATTAGTTAAAGATGAGAATTTAAAGGAAGATTCTAGAAGATTTATTGAAAAATCTATAAATAAAGGTTTTGTTGACTATGCTGGCTCTGAATTAGATAGTATTCTTCCGCCAACTTCACGAAGAAAAGGGGCAAGAGAGGTTAAAAAACAATCTGTATTGGAGAAAATACGGAAAATGGTAGAAATTTTTATAGGGATTTAA
- a CDS encoding LysR family transcriptional regulator yields the protein MIELEQLKQLIAFATYGTLSKAAEELYISQPALSRSIQKLEKALGVELFDRKKNKMELNGNGKTVIQYAEKILNLVDEMEEKVNKNNQVQNNFSIGSCAPAPLWDMISLFGRFYPEKYILHKIENNLQLFEKLKNDIYQMIILSEPIDNSEFFCIKYKTEQLFLSVPLSHPLAKKKEIHFSDITDDRMLLFNPIGIWKDVVLEKMPNMNFFIQNDRIIYQELAEMQNLLHFRSNFTLEREDNFKNNISIPIADKEAKMTFYCVCKKNIKNEIEKLFVSFSKDS from the coding sequence ATGATAGAATTGGAACAACTTAAACAGCTTATTGCGTTTGCAACATATGGAACATTATCAAAAGCTGCTGAAGAATTGTATATTTCACAGCCTGCACTTTCCCGTTCGATACAAAAGCTGGAAAAAGCTTTAGGGGTTGAACTTTTTGACAGGAAAAAAAATAAGATGGAATTAAATGGAAATGGAAAAACTGTTATCCAGTACGCAGAAAAAATATTGAATCTTGTAGATGAAATGGAAGAAAAAGTTAATAAAAATAATCAGGTTCAAAATAATTTTTCAATTGGTTCATGTGCTCCCGCTCCATTGTGGGATATGATTTCATTATTTGGAAGATTTTATCCTGAAAAATATATTCTTCATAAAATAGAAAATAATCTTCAGCTATTTGAAAAACTTAAAAATGACATTTATCAGATGATCATACTTTCTGAGCCTATTGATAATTCTGAATTTTTCTGCATAAAATATAAAACTGAACAATTATTTTTATCAGTTCCTCTAAGTCATCCACTGGCTAAAAAGAAGGAAATACATTTTTCAGATATTACAGATGATAGAATGCTCTTATTCAATCCAATAGGAATATGGAAAGATGTAGTTTTAGAAAAAATGCCTAATATGAACTTTTTTATCCAAAACGACAGGATTATTTATCAGGAATTAGCTGAAATGCAAAATTTACTGCATTTCCGTTCAAATTTCACACTTGAACGTGAAGACAATTTCAAAAATAATATTTCAATCCCAATTGCTGACAAGGAAGCAAAAATGACTTTCTACTGTGTCTGTAAGAAAAATATAAAAAATGAAATTGAGAAACTTTTTGTTAGTTTTAGTAAAGATTCTTAA
- the rhuM gene encoding RhuM family protein, with protein sequence MEFDYFYNRDGDRFSYYMLPKIIVTDERFKNLGGGSYFKELLDRIRDIRSSEKVFYRQVLDLFATSVDYNSKSNEAKCFFATVQNKIHFAIHNHTASELIYNRVDSDKEFMGLSTFKGELPTLSEAKIAKNYLTEKELKGLNQLVSGYLDFAERQAEKEVTMTMKDWIEHVDRILTATGENLIDGNGEISHNQMTNKVEKEYKKYQANTLSKVERDYLEEIKNIETKVKNSKKGGKE encoded by the coding sequence GTGGAATTTGATTATTTTTATAACCGGGACGGAGACCGTTTCAGCTACTATATGTTACCGAAAATCATAGTAACTGATGAAAGGTTTAAGAACTTAGGAGGAGGAAGTTACTTTAAAGAACTTTTGGATAGAATTAGGGATATCCGTTCAAGTGAAAAGGTTTTTTATCGACAGGTTTTAGACTTGTTTGCGACAAGTGTTGACTATAATTCAAAAAGCAACGAAGCAAAATGTTTTTTTGCTACAGTTCAGAATAAGATACATTTTGCAATACATAATCATACAGCAAGTGAACTGATTTATAATCGTGTTGATAGTGATAAGGAATTTATGGGACTTTCAACATTTAAGGGTGAACTACCTACTCTTAGTGAAGCGAAAATTGCTAAGAATTATTTGACAGAAAAGGAACTTAAAGGTTTAAATCAATTAGTTTCAGGGTATTTAGACTTTGCAGAAAGACAGGCAGAAAAAGAAGTTACAATGACAATGAAAGATTGGATAGAGCATGTAGATAGAATTCTGACAGCTACTGGAGAAAATTTGATTGACGGAAATGGGGAAATATCACATAACCAAATGACAAATAAAGTAGAAAAAGAATATAAGAAATATCAGGCAAATACATTGAGTAAAGTTGAAAGAGATTATCTTGAGGAAATTAAGAATATTGAAACAAAAGTTAAAAACAGTAAGAAGGGAGGTAAAGAATGA
- a CDS encoding restriction endonuclease subunit S has product MNFIDELLKDEKVEWKKLGEVFNTRTGYTPSKKKLFYWENGTVDWFTIEDIRQRGRNLNFANIKISEYGVKKEVFKSNSIVLSIIGTIGEYALIKTNFVINQQFMVFTLKESYSDFINMEFMKYYFSKISNYCIWNRRKSSVPTVDTDKILRIKIPILSLKIQEKIVKILDNFTKYVTELQARNKQYNYYRDMLLSEDYLNKISEKLVSLNNENYVLHLTTLGEVGKVSMCRRILKNQTTSNGEVPFYKIGTFGKKADSFISKSLFEEYKSRYSFPKKGDILISASGTIGRTVIYNGEDAYFQDSNIVWIDNDETVVKNKYLYYFYSTNPWKISNGGTISRIYNKDIEKIKIFVSPIEIQNKIVKILDRFQGLLSDTKGLLPLEIEQRRKQYEYYREKLLTFDSICDRTKIFKQYLRLVNEAAKVAGIDISDKVEWKRLGEVANVNRGASPRPIKNYLTDDITGVPWIKIGDAKKESKYIENTSEKITREGSLKSRILKKGDLILSNSLWASIYP; this is encoded by the coding sequence ATGAATTTTATAGATGAACTTTTGAAGGATGAGAAAGTAGAGTGGAAGAAGTTGGGGGAAGTTTTTAATACAAGAACAGGATATACTCCTTCAAAGAAAAAGCTATTCTATTGGGAAAATGGTACCGTAGATTGGTTTACAATAGAAGATATTCGTCAAAGAGGAAGAAATTTAAACTTCGCGAATATAAAAATTTCAGAATATGGAGTAAAAAAAGAAGTATTTAAAAGCAATTCAATTGTATTATCTATAATTGGTACAATAGGAGAATATGCTCTAATAAAAACAAATTTTGTAATTAATCAACAATTTATGGTATTTACTTTAAAAGAAAGTTATTCAGATTTTATAAATATGGAATTTATGAAATATTATTTTAGTAAAATTTCAAATTATTGTATATGGAATAGAAGAAAGTCTAGTGTTCCAACAGTTGATACAGATAAAATTTTAAGAATTAAAATTCCAATTCTTTCACTAAAAATACAAGAAAAAATTGTAAAAATACTTGACAATTTCACAAAATATGTTACAGAATTACAGGCAAGAAATAAGCAGTATAACTATTATAGAGATATGTTGTTAAGCGAAGATTATTTGAATAAAATTTCTGAAAAATTAGTTAGTCTAAATAATGAAAATTATGTATTACATTTAACAACTCTCGGTGAAGTTGGAAAAGTATCGATGTGTAGACGAATATTAAAAAATCAAACAACCAGTAATGGGGAAGTGCCTTTTTATAAGATTGGAACTTTTGGGAAAAAAGCAGATTCGTTTATATCTAAAAGTCTTTTTGAGGAATATAAATCAAGATATTCTTTTCCTAAAAAAGGAGATATTCTTATCTCAGCCTCTGGAACTATTGGAAGAACAGTTATTTACAACGGTGAAGATGCATATTTTCAAGATTCAAATATAGTTTGGATTGATAATGATGAAACAGTAGTAAAAAATAAATATTTATATTATTTCTATAGTACAAATCCTTGGAAAATTTCAAATGGTGGTACAATATCAAGAATATATAATAAAGATATAGAAAAAATCAAAATTTTTGTTTCTCCAATAGAAATTCAAAATAAAATTGTAAAAATTTTAGATAGGTTTCAGGGACTTCTTTCTGATACAAAAGGACTACTTCCTTTGGAAATAGAGCAAAGAAGAAAACAATATGAATATTATCGAGAAAAACTCTTGACATTTGATTCAATTTGTGATAGAACGAAAATTTTTAAGCAGTATTTAAGATTAGTTAATGAAGCGGCGAAAGTTGCTGGAATTGATATAAGTGATAAAGTTGAATGGAAAAGATTAGGAGAAGTTGCAAATGTGAATAGAGGTGCTTCACCTAGACCTATAAAAAATTATTTAACTGATGACATAACAGGAGTTCCATGGATAAAAATAGGAGATGCAAAAAAAGAAAGTAAATATATAGAAAATACTTCAGAAAAAATTACAAGAGAAGGCTCTTTAAAATCAAGAATTTTAAAAAAAGGGGATTTAATTTTATCTAATTCGTTATGGGCGAGCATATATCCTTAA
- a CDS encoding type I restriction endonuclease subunit R codes for MSEKSAVYETSTIAEMTNGIILANYEKILQVQEAYQSEAELEESMIKNLVLQGYEKFNGKTSDNLYKNLKIQIEKLNKVTFTDEEWKRFLVEFLDSPNDGMIEKTRKIQKNHIYDFIFDDGHLKNIKIIDKKNIHNNFLQVTNQIRQEGTHNNRYDVTILVNGLPLVHIELKKRGVNLHEAFNQIHRYSKESFNAENSLYKYVQIFVISNGTYTRYFANTTAQNKNHYEFTCEWADAKNKVIRDLKDFTATFFEKRTMLEVLTKYCVFDSNNTLLIMRPYQIAATERILWKIESSFQSRKAGKIEAGGFIWHTTGSGKTLTSFKTAKLATELDYIDKVFFVVDRKDLDYQTMKEYQKFQPDSVNGSKDTKELKRSIEKQDNKIVVTTIQKLNEFVKKNSNHEIYDKHCVIIYDECHRSQFGDAQKNIRKSFKHYYQFGFTGTPIFPENALGVETTAGIFGAQLHSYVITDAIRDKKVLKFKVDYNDIRAKFKAAETETDDKKLKELEKRMLLHPERISKIVEYILKVYNTKTHRNEYYNIKQKRLNGFNAMFAVQSVEAAKLYYEEF; via the coding sequence ATGTCAGAAAAAAGTGCAGTTTATGAAACATCAACTATTGCTGAAATGACAAATGGGATTATTTTAGCTAATTATGAAAAAATATTGCAGGTGCAGGAAGCTTACCAGAGCGAAGCAGAATTAGAAGAAAGCATGATAAAAAATCTTGTATTACAGGGTTATGAGAAGTTTAATGGAAAAACATCAGATAATTTGTATAAAAATTTAAAAATACAGATTGAAAAGCTGAATAAGGTAACTTTTACAGATGAAGAATGGAAACGTTTTTTAGTTGAATTTCTTGATTCACCAAATGACGGTATGATAGAAAAAACTAGAAAAATTCAGAAAAATCATATTTATGATTTTATATTTGATGACGGACATCTGAAAAATATAAAAATTATTGATAAAAAAAATATTCATAACAACTTCTTGCAGGTAACGAATCAGATTAGGCAGGAAGGCACTCATAATAACCGTTATGATGTAACTATACTGGTTAATGGACTGCCGCTTGTTCATATAGAATTGAAAAAACGTGGTGTAAATCTTCATGAGGCATTTAACCAGATTCATAGATATAGCAAGGAAAGCTTCAATGCTGAAAATTCGCTTTATAAATATGTACAGATATTTGTAATTTCAAATGGGACTTATACACGTTATTTTGCAAATACTACGGCACAGAATAAAAATCATTATGAATTTACATGTGAGTGGGCAGATGCGAAAAATAAAGTTATTAGAGATCTTAAAGATTTTACAGCAACATTTTTTGAAAAACGTACAATGCTTGAAGTGCTGACAAAATATTGTGTTTTTGACTCAAATAATACACTCCTTATAATGAGACCTTATCAGATTGCGGCAACAGAACGTATTTTGTGGAAAATAGAATCTAGTTTTCAAAGTAGAAAAGCAGGAAAAATTGAAGCAGGAGGATTTATCTGGCATACAACAGGTTCAGGTAAGACTTTGACTTCCTTTAAGACTGCAAAACTTGCTACAGAGCTTGATTATATAGACAAAGTGTTTTTTGTAGTTGACAGAAAAGATTTGGATTATCAGACAATGAAGGAATATCAGAAATTTCAGCCTGATAGTGTAAATGGAAGCAAGGATACAAAGGAACTTAAACGAAGTATAGAAAAACAGGACAATAAAATAGTTGTTACAACTATTCAGAAATTGAATGAATTTGTTAAGAAAAATTCAAATCACGAAATTTATGATAAACATTGTGTAATAATATATGATGAGTGTCATCGTTCACAGTTTGGAGATGCACAGAAGAATATCAGAAAATCTTTTAAACATTACTATCAATTTGGATTTACAGGAACTCCTATTTTTCCTGAAAATGCTCTTGGTGTTGAAACAACAGCAGGAATTTTTGGAGCACAACTTCATAGTTATGTTATAACGGATGCCATTCGTGATAAAAAAGTTTTAAAATTTAAAGTGGATTATAATGATATTAGGGCAAAATTTAAAGCGGCTGAAACAGAAACAGATGATAAAAAGCTTAAAGAACTTGAAAAAAGAATGTTGTTACATCCTGAGAGAATTTCTAAAATAGTAGAATATATTTTAAAAGTATATAATACAAAAACTCATAGAAATGAATACTATAATATAAAACAGAAACGGCTAAACGGGTTTAATGCTATGTTTGCTGTTCAAAGTGTAGAAGCGGCAAAACTTTATTATGAAGAATTTTAA